A single window of Vibrio alfacsensis DNA harbors:
- the proC gene encoding pyrroline-5-carboxylate reductase — protein MEHKKIAFIGAGNMVRAIVSGLVADGYPAQNVVATAPSETRRQPLEQDFGIRTTSDNIAAAEDADVVVLSVKPQMMEEVCKPLQSVNFSNKLVISIAAGISCSRLDDMLATKLNLVRVMPNTPSQLGLGMSGLYAPEHVQEQDKAFAATLMQAVGKVCWVEQESGINNVIAAAGSAPAYFFLFMEAMQAEAMAQGFDKDTARMLVQQSALGAATMVVENPNTELSTLRENVTSKGGTTAEALRTFNEHQLSDIVAKAMQAAIVRAEEMEKLF, from the coding sequence ATGGAACATAAAAAGATTGCCTTTATTGGCGCGGGCAATATGGTAAGAGCGATTGTTTCAGGTCTAGTAGCGGATGGCTATCCAGCCCAAAACGTCGTTGCAACTGCCCCATCAGAGACGCGTCGCCAACCTCTTGAGCAAGATTTTGGTATCCGAACCACCAGCGATAACATCGCAGCCGCAGAAGATGCGGATGTTGTGGTATTGTCTGTGAAGCCTCAAATGATGGAAGAAGTGTGTAAACCACTGCAATCTGTCAACTTCAGCAATAAACTGGTTATCTCTATTGCGGCTGGCATCAGCTGTTCACGTTTAGATGACATGCTAGCGACTAAGCTCAACTTGGTTCGCGTGATGCCAAACACACCATCGCAACTTGGTTTGGGCATGAGTGGTCTGTATGCACCTGAACATGTGCAAGAACAAGATAAAGCATTTGCCGCCACATTAATGCAAGCGGTTGGGAAAGTATGTTGGGTTGAACAAGAATCTGGCATCAACAACGTGATTGCTGCAGCGGGCAGCGCGCCTGCTTATTTCTTCCTATTTATGGAAGCAATGCAAGCAGAAGCAATGGCTCAAGGGTTTGATAAAGACACCGCTCGTATGCTTGTGCAACAATCTGCTCTTGGGGCGGCAACGATGGTCGTAGAGAACCCAAATACTGAGCTGTCTACACTGCGCGAAAACGTAACATCCAAAGGTGGAACAACCGCAGAAGCCTTACGTACATTCAACGAACATCAACTGTCTGATATTGTGGCTAAAGCCATGCAAGCAGCGATTGTTCGTGCTGAAGAAATGGAAAAACTGTTTTAA
- the mutY gene encoding A/G-specific adenine glycosylase: MTPFARAILEWYDAYGRKDLPWQQNKTAYSVWLSEIMLQQTQVTTVIPYYQRFLQRFPTVVDLANAEQDEVLHLWTGLGYYARARNLHKAAREVAHKYNGEFPLDLEQMNALPGIGRSTAAAVLSSVYKQPHAILDGNVKRTLSRCFAVDGWPGQKKVENKLWEIAEAHTPQTDVDKYNQAMMDMGAMMCTRSKPKCTLCPVSDLCVAKKQGNVLDYPGKKPKKDKPVKQTRFVMLHYENENGHEVWLEQRPQTGIWGGLFCFPQTEHIDVESDIELLIEQRGIPACDIKHQETLITFRHTFSHYHLDITPILIDLSKQPNVVMEGNKGLWYNLSKPEEVGLAAPVKLLLEALPHELR; encoded by the coding sequence GTGACACCTTTCGCCCGCGCCATCTTAGAATGGTATGACGCTTATGGAAGAAAAGATCTTCCGTGGCAACAAAACAAAACCGCTTATAGTGTCTGGTTGTCTGAAATTATGCTTCAGCAAACCCAAGTCACTACCGTGATCCCATATTACCAGCGTTTTTTACAGCGCTTCCCGACCGTGGTCGATCTTGCCAATGCCGAGCAAGATGAAGTGCTGCACCTATGGACTGGCTTGGGCTATTACGCGCGTGCTCGTAACCTTCATAAAGCGGCAAGAGAGGTTGCCCATAAATACAATGGTGAGTTTCCCTTAGACCTAGAGCAAATGAATGCTCTACCGGGGATTGGCCGTTCCACCGCTGCTGCTGTCTTGTCATCGGTCTACAAACAGCCTCATGCCATATTAGATGGGAATGTAAAGCGAACACTCTCACGCTGCTTTGCTGTTGATGGTTGGCCGGGACAAAAGAAAGTTGAAAATAAACTGTGGGAAATAGCAGAAGCGCATACACCACAAACCGATGTCGACAAATACAATCAAGCCATGATGGACATGGGCGCAATGATGTGTACCCGCAGCAAACCAAAATGTACATTGTGTCCGGTCAGCGATCTTTGTGTAGCAAAGAAACAAGGCAATGTACTTGATTATCCCGGTAAGAAGCCGAAGAAAGACAAGCCAGTGAAGCAAACTCGTTTCGTCATGCTTCATTACGAAAATGAAAATGGCCATGAAGTGTGGCTAGAACAAAGACCACAAACAGGTATTTGGGGCGGGTTGTTTTGTTTCCCGCAAACCGAGCATATCGATGTTGAAAGCGATATTGAATTGCTGATAGAACAACGTGGTATTCCAGCCTGCGATATTAAACATCAAGAGACACTGATTACATTCCGTCATACTTTCAGTCATTATCATCTCGATATCACTCCGATTTTGATTGACCTGTCAAAGCAACCCAATGTGGTAATGGAAGGTAACAAAGGTCTTTGGTATAACTTATCTAAACCTGAAGAAGTCGGTTTGGCTGCACCAGTAAAACTACTGCTGGAAGCACTAC
- a CDS encoding PilT/PilU family type 4a pilus ATPase gives MDLNKFLEGMLTLKASDLYITVGAPILFRVDGELRPQGEKLTEHDVAQLLDSAMEPDRRREFRSSRESNFAIVRDCGRFRVSAFFQRELPGAVIRRIETNIPTFEQLKLPLVLQDLAVAKRGLVLVVGATGSGKSTTMAAMTGYRNNNKAGHILTVEDPIEFVHEHKRCIVTQREVGLDTESYEVALKNSLRQAPDMILIGEIRSRETMEYAMTFAETGHLCMATLHANNANQALERILHLVPNDQKEQFLFDLSMNLKGVIGQQLIRDKNGQGRHGVFEVLLNSPRVSDLIRRGDLHELKATMARSNEFGMLTFDQSLYKLAMQGKISEEDALHSADSANDLRLMLKTQRGESFSSGSLENVKIDMD, from the coding sequence ATGGATCTGAACAAATTTCTTGAGGGTATGCTCACGCTTAAAGCGTCGGACCTCTATATTACGGTCGGTGCTCCAATACTGTTTCGAGTTGATGGAGAGCTCCGCCCACAAGGTGAGAAGCTGACCGAGCATGATGTAGCGCAGTTGCTTGATAGTGCCATGGAGCCTGATCGTCGCCGAGAATTTCGTAGTAGCCGTGAATCTAACTTCGCCATAGTAAGAGACTGTGGGCGTTTTCGCGTCAGCGCTTTTTTTCAGCGTGAATTACCAGGTGCGGTGATTCGTCGTATTGAGACCAATATTCCGACCTTTGAGCAATTAAAGTTGCCTTTGGTTTTGCAAGATCTTGCTGTTGCTAAGCGAGGGCTAGTGCTGGTGGTTGGTGCGACAGGGTCGGGTAAATCGACGACAATGGCTGCAATGACGGGGTATCGAAACAACAATAAAGCGGGTCATATTCTAACGGTTGAGGATCCCATTGAGTTTGTGCATGAGCATAAGCGTTGTATCGTCACACAACGAGAAGTGGGATTAGATACTGAAAGCTACGAGGTGGCGCTTAAAAACTCGCTCCGTCAAGCGCCAGACATGATTTTGATTGGTGAAATTCGCAGTCGAGAAACGATGGAATATGCGATGACGTTCGCGGAAACGGGGCATCTTTGCATGGCAACCCTGCACGCTAACAATGCTAACCAAGCCCTTGAGCGCATCTTACATTTAGTGCCAAACGATCAAAAAGAGCAGTTTCTGTTTGATTTGTCGATGAACTTAAAAGGTGTGATAGGCCAACAACTTATTAGAGATAAAAATGGTCAAGGTCGACATGGGGTATTTGAGGTTCTGTTAAATAGCCCGCGAGTTTCTGATTTAATTCGTCGAGGTGATTTACATGAACTCAAAGCGACGATGGCACGCTCGAATGAATTTGGTATGTTGACGTTCGATCAGTCGCTCTATAAGTTGGCGATGCAAGGTAAGATCAGTGAGGAGGATGCGTTGCACAGTGCGGATTCTGCAAATGATCTTCGCTTAATGTTGAAAACTCAGCGCGGAGAATCTTTCTCATCGGGTAGCTTAGAAAACGTTAAGATCGATATGGATTGA
- a CDS encoding YggS family pyridoxal phosphate-dependent enzyme gives MSSIQQNIEHITSQIRHDEQKYGRSPESVQLLAVSKTKPVDAILEAHHAGQIAFGENYVQEGVSKVQHFAEHYPDNAIEWHFIGPIQSNKSRPVAEHFDWVHTIDRAKIAQRLSDQRPNELAPLQVLIQVNTSGEESKSGVNDAEVFELAELISRLPNLTLRGLMSIPANVSDYESQLRAFKQLATLKEKLTQQYPDVDTLSMGMSGDMDAAIEAGSTMVRIGTAIFGARDYGTKP, from the coding sequence ATGAGTAGTATTCAACAAAATATTGAACATATCACCTCCCAAATTCGCCACGATGAGCAAAAATATGGTCGTTCTCCAGAGTCAGTGCAACTTCTAGCCGTCAGCAAAACAAAACCTGTAGACGCAATTCTAGAAGCTCACCACGCTGGCCAAATCGCTTTTGGCGAAAACTATGTTCAAGAAGGGGTCAGCAAAGTTCAACACTTCGCGGAACACTACCCTGATAATGCCATCGAATGGCACTTTATTGGTCCCATTCAATCCAATAAATCTCGCCCTGTCGCCGAACATTTCGATTGGGTTCATACCATTGATCGCGCTAAAATTGCTCAGCGTCTTAGCGACCAGCGTCCTAATGAACTCGCGCCATTGCAAGTGTTGATTCAAGTAAACACCAGCGGAGAAGAATCCAAGTCGGGCGTCAATGATGCCGAAGTATTCGAGCTAGCAGAGTTGATTTCTCGCCTACCTAACCTCACGTTAAGAGGGTTGATGTCGATTCCTGCTAACGTATCCGATTACGAATCACAGCTTCGCGCTTTCAAACAATTGGCAACGTTAAAAGAAAAGCTAACTCAACAATACCCAGATGTCGATACGCTATCTATGGGTATGAGTGGTGATATGGATGCTGCTATCGAAGCAGGTAGCACCATGGTTCGCATCGGCACTGCTATTTTTGGCGCGCGTGACTACGGAACAAAGCCGTAG
- the trmB gene encoding tRNA (guanosine(46)-N7)-methyltransferase TrmB, producing MTEVTTNEYNEDGKMIRKIRSFVRREGRLTKGQENAMNECWPTMGIDYKTELLVWKEVFGNDNPVVLEIGFGMGASLVEMAKNAPEKNFIGIEVHSPGVGACLADAREAGLTNLRVMCHDAVEVFEHMIPNDSLSTLQLFFPDPWHKKRHHKRRIVQLEFAEMVRQKLIPNEGIFHMATDWENYAEHMIEIMNQAPGFENVAENGDFIPRPDERPLTKFEARGHRLGHGVWDIKFKRTA from the coding sequence ATGACTGAAGTAACCACTAACGAATACAATGAAGACGGAAAAATGATCCGTAAAATACGCAGTTTCGTGCGTCGCGAGGGCCGCCTAACGAAAGGTCAAGAAAATGCGATGAACGAATGCTGGCCGACTATGGGCATTGATTACAAAACTGAACTTCTTGTTTGGAAAGAAGTGTTTGGCAATGATAATCCCGTTGTTTTGGAGATCGGTTTTGGTATGGGCGCTTCATTGGTTGAAATGGCAAAGAACGCACCTGAGAAAAACTTTATTGGTATTGAAGTACATAGCCCAGGTGTTGGCGCTTGTCTTGCGGATGCACGCGAAGCGGGTTTAACTAACCTACGTGTTATGTGTCACGATGCCGTTGAAGTGTTTGAGCATATGATCCCAAATGATAGCCTATCAACATTGCAATTGTTCTTCCCTGACCCATGGCACAAGAAACGTCACCACAAGCGTCGCATCGTGCAACTAGAGTTCGCGGAAATGGTTCGTCAAAAGCTTATCCCTAACGAGGGTATTTTCCATATGGCGACAGACTGGGAAAACTATGCTGAGCATATGATTGAAATCATGAACCAAGCTCCAGGCTTTGAAAATGTGGCAGAAAACGGTGATTTCATCCCTCGTCCTGATGAACGCCCTCTCACTAAATTTGAAGCGCGTGGCCATCGTCTAGGTCACGGTGTATGGGATATTAAATTCAAGCGTACTGCATAA
- a CDS encoding YggT family protein produces MNSMSFLISTLFDLYIMVVILRIWLQAARADFYNPFSQFIVKATQPVVAPLRRVIPSVGGIDLATVLFAYVLCVLKFVALILIASNGSVSFSADFLFLGLLSLLKAAGGLLFWVLLIRAILSWVSQGRSPIEYVFHQLTEPMLAPIRRIIPAMGGFDLSVLVLFIVLQFANFLMGDIIGPIWYQL; encoded by the coding sequence ATGAATTCAATGAGTTTTCTCATCTCAACCCTATTCGACCTTTATATTATGGTCGTTATCTTGCGTATTTGGTTACAAGCTGCACGAGCAGACTTTTACAACCCGTTCTCGCAATTCATTGTTAAGGCGACGCAACCCGTTGTGGCTCCACTGCGCAGAGTGATTCCATCAGTAGGCGGAATTGACTTAGCAACCGTACTGTTTGCTTATGTTTTATGTGTACTAAAATTCGTCGCACTGATCCTTATCGCATCCAATGGTTCGGTCTCTTTTAGTGCCGACTTCTTATTTTTAGGTTTGTTATCACTGCTTAAAGCCGCAGGTGGCTTGTTATTCTGGGTACTATTGATCCGCGCAATTCTGAGCTGGGTAAGCCAAGGCCGCAGCCCTATTGAGTATGTATTCCATCAACTGACTGAGCCAATGCTTGCGCCGATACGTCGCATCATTCCAGCTATGGGTGGCTTTGACCTAAGCGTGCTAGTGCTTTTCATCGTGTTGCAATTCGCCAACTTCTTAATGGGTGATATCATTGGTCCTATCTGGTACCAATTATAA
- a CDS encoding TRM11 family SAM-dependent methyltransferase has protein sequence MYRYAILANPGHNRIYFDSAMSIACSELKAILDSEGVDVTEIGSQEVGLPAALVFSCENKLSEMQSCKIAASSIYYALFEVRKDGLLRPIQAPAFNTFPESMSQILRYTGKTNEQFTRLMVNLGVSAANTSSAQLTLMDPMCGKGTTLFEGLIHGLNVVGVEINQKWVQEIQTFIVKFMKNGRFKHKVSKEKRTSGGKKVADGFVVEAAADKNDYNKGNLQTMKLYSADTRIADQVVKKNSVDVMVSDLPYGVQHGSKNAKDSKLNRSPLELLKEALPAWKVVLKKQGSVVLSFNEFTLKWKDVAALFEEQGWKVLSEAPYIGYLHRVDQSINRNIIVAVKP, from the coding sequence ATGTACCGTTACGCGATATTAGCGAATCCGGGTCATAACCGAATTTACTTTGATAGCGCAATGAGCATTGCATGTTCAGAACTCAAAGCAATACTGGATTCTGAGGGTGTCGACGTCACTGAAATTGGCAGCCAAGAGGTAGGTCTACCTGCTGCGCTCGTATTCTCTTGCGAAAATAAACTGAGTGAAATGCAGTCTTGTAAGATTGCAGCATCCTCCATTTATTATGCGTTGTTTGAAGTGCGTAAAGATGGCTTGCTGCGTCCAATACAAGCGCCTGCATTCAATACTTTTCCTGAGAGTATGAGCCAGATCTTGCGTTACACCGGAAAAACAAATGAGCAGTTTACGCGTTTGATGGTGAACCTAGGCGTAAGTGCTGCCAACACGAGCAGTGCGCAATTAACGCTGATGGATCCTATGTGTGGTAAAGGTACAACACTGTTTGAAGGTTTGATCCACGGTTTGAATGTTGTGGGTGTTGAGATCAACCAGAAATGGGTTCAAGAGATCCAAACTTTCATCGTTAAGTTCATGAAGAACGGTCGCTTTAAGCACAAAGTGAGCAAAGAAAAGCGTACTTCTGGCGGTAAAAAAGTGGCAGATGGCTTCGTGGTTGAGGCAGCAGCAGACAAAAACGATTACAACAAAGGTAATCTTCAAACAATGAAGCTGTACTCGGCAGATACGCGTATTGCAGATCAAGTTGTGAAGAAAAACTCGGTAGATGTGATGGTGTCTGACTTACCTTACGGGGTGCAGCACGGCAGCAAAAATGCTAAAGACAGCAAACTGAATCGCAGTCCTCTTGAGCTTCTAAAAGAGGCTCTGCCTGCATGGAAAGTGGTACTGAAAAAGCAAGGTTCAGTGGTGTTGTCTTTCAATGAGTTTACGTTGAAGTGGAAAGACGTCGCCGCTCTATTTGAAGAGCAAGGGTGGAAGGTACTTTCCGAAGCGCCTTACATCGGTTATCTTCACCGTGTTGACCAGTCGATTAACCGCAATATCATTGTGGCCGTAAAACCATAA
- the ruvX gene encoding Holliday junction resolvase RuvX: MSRTIMAFDFGTKSIGSAIGQEVTGTASPLKAFKANDGIPNWDDIEKQIKEWQPDLLVVGLPTDLHGKDLETITPRAKKFANRLHGRYGLPVELHDERLSTAEARAELFSMGGYKALSKGNIDCQSAVVILESWFETLWGE; this comes from the coding sequence ATGTCACGCACAATTATGGCTTTTGACTTTGGTACAAAGAGTATTGGCAGCGCCATCGGCCAAGAAGTTACTGGTACCGCTTCTCCACTAAAAGCATTTAAAGCCAACGACGGAATTCCAAATTGGGATGATATCGAAAAACAGATCAAAGAGTGGCAACCCGATCTATTGGTTGTCGGCTTACCCACTGACCTCCATGGTAAGGATTTAGAAACCATCACACCTCGAGCAAAAAAATTCGCGAACCGCTTGCACGGGCGATATGGACTACCCGTTGAGTTACACGATGAACGCTTATCTACTGCAGAAGCGCGCGCGGAGCTATTTAGTATGGGCGGTTACAAAGCGCTCTCTAAAGGTAATATTGACTGCCAGTCTGCCGTGGTCATCCTAGAGAGTTGGTTTGAAACCCTGTGGGGTGAATAA
- a CDS encoding XTP/dITP diphosphatase yields the protein MKKIVLATGNQGKVREMADLLSDFGFEVLAQSEFNVSEVAETGTTFIENAIIKARHAAQETGLPAIADDSGLEVDYLKGAPGIYSARYAGEKASDQENLEKLLKAMDGVPEAERTARFHCVLVLMRHENDPTPIVCHGKWEGRILTEAHGENGFGYDPIFFVPEDNCASAELEPTRKKQLSHRGKALKSLFAQLSEHVSQ from the coding sequence ATGAAAAAAATAGTGCTAGCAACAGGCAATCAAGGCAAAGTGCGTGAGATGGCAGATCTACTGTCTGACTTCGGTTTCGAAGTATTAGCGCAAAGTGAATTCAACGTATCTGAAGTAGCAGAAACTGGCACGACATTCATCGAAAACGCGATCATCAAAGCTCGCCATGCAGCACAAGAAACGGGCCTCCCTGCGATTGCAGATGACTCCGGCTTAGAAGTGGATTACTTAAAAGGTGCGCCAGGTATTTACTCTGCGCGCTACGCAGGCGAAAAAGCCTCTGACCAAGAGAACCTAGAGAAACTGCTTAAAGCAATGGATGGCGTGCCGGAAGCCGAACGTACCGCTCGTTTCCACTGCGTGTTGGTTTTGATGCGTCATGAAAACGATCCAACCCCTATCGTTTGTCACGGCAAGTGGGAAGGTCGTATTCTAACTGAAGCACATGGTGAAAACGGCTTTGGCTATGATCCTATTTTCTTCGTACCAGAAGATAACTGCGCATCAGCAGAGCTTGAGCCAACTCGTAAGAAACAACTTTCTCATCGAGGTAAAGCATTGAAATCTCTATTCGCTCAATTGTCTGAGCACGTTTCTCAGTAA
- the yggU gene encoding DUF167 family protein YggU yields MTAAVWHDGEDVILKLYIQPKASRDKIVGLHGEELKVAITAPPVDGKANAHLTKFLAKQFKVAKGLVHIEKGELGRHKQIRIESPGQIPTEIKAII; encoded by the coding sequence ATGACAGCGGCTGTCTGGCATGATGGTGAAGATGTCATACTCAAGCTCTACATTCAACCGAAAGCAAGCCGAGATAAGATCGTCGGTTTGCATGGTGAAGAGCTAAAAGTTGCCATCACTGCTCCGCCTGTCGACGGGAAAGCAAACGCTCACTTGACCAAGTTTCTAGCCAAGCAGTTCAAAGTTGCTAAAGGCTTGGTTCACATAGAGAAAGGTGAACTGGGGCGTCACAAGCAAATTCGAATAGAATCCCCAGGACAAATACCCACCGAGATTAAAGCCATCATATGA
- the glsB gene encoding glutaminase B, whose product MKPTAQILTDILAEVRPLIGQGKVADYIPALAKVPHTKLGIAVYTNEGEVIQAGDSQEPFSIQSISKALSLTLAMCLYKQEEIWARVGKEPSGQAFNSMIQLEMEQGIPRNPFINAGAIVVADLLQSRLSAPRQRLLEFARQLSGDTHIVYDKVVAASEMMHGDRNAAIAYLMRSFGNFENEVIPVLQNYFHACALKMSCVDLAKTFSYLANKGTSVQTGKSVVTTMQTKQLNALLATCGLYDGAGEFAYRVGMPGKSGVGGGIIAVVPGEMTIAVWSPELDASGNSLAGTKALELLSERIGRSIF is encoded by the coding sequence ATGAAACCTACAGCGCAAATTTTGACGGACATTCTAGCGGAAGTTCGCCCTTTGATAGGCCAAGGAAAGGTTGCCGATTACATTCCTGCATTGGCAAAGGTACCGCACACCAAGCTTGGTATCGCGGTGTACACTAATGAGGGTGAAGTGATTCAAGCTGGGGATTCACAAGAACCGTTTTCAATTCAATCAATCTCAAAAGCATTGAGCCTGACACTTGCTATGTGTTTATACAAGCAGGAAGAGATTTGGGCTCGAGTAGGCAAGGAACCGTCCGGTCAAGCATTTAACTCGATGATCCAGTTAGAGATGGAGCAGGGTATTCCACGTAACCCATTCATCAATGCCGGTGCTATTGTGGTCGCTGATTTACTTCAAAGCCGCCTATCAGCACCGCGTCAGCGCTTACTTGAGTTTGCTCGCCAATTGTCAGGTGATACCCATATTGTCTATGACAAAGTCGTTGCGGCTTCTGAAATGATGCACGGTGACCGTAACGCGGCGATTGCTTACCTGATGCGCTCGTTTGGTAACTTCGAAAATGAGGTGATCCCGGTATTGCAAAATTACTTTCATGCCTGCGCACTGAAGATGAGCTGCGTGGATTTAGCTAAGACGTTTAGTTACCTAGCTAATAAGGGCACGTCTGTTCAAACGGGTAAGTCAGTGGTGACGACAATGCAAACGAAACAGCTCAACGCGCTGCTTGCCACATGTGGTTTGTATGATGGTGCTGGTGAGTTTGCGTATCGTGTTGGGATGCCGGGTAAATCAGGCGTGGGCGGCGGTATTATCGCTGTTGTACCGGGGGAGATGACAATAGCGGTTTGGTCACCAGAACTTGATGCATCAGGTAACTCTCTGGCGGGCACGAAAGCGCTTGAATTACTTTCAGAACGTATTGGCCGTTCGATTTTTTAA
- a CDS encoding type IV pilus twitching motility protein PilT — protein sequence MDITELLDFSVKHNASDLHLSAGVPPMVRIDGDVRKLGIPAFTHQEVHRLVFEIMNDAQRSEFEEKLEVDFSFEMHNVGRFRVNAFNQSRGCAAVFRTIPSSIPTLDELEAPEIFKKIANAEKGLVLVTGPTGSGKSTTLAAIVDYINRNHNKHILTIEDPIEFVHTNNKCLINQREVHRDTHSFQNALRSALREDPDVILVGEMRDKETISLALTAAETGHLVFGTLHTSSAAKTIDRIIDVFPGSDKDMVRSMLSESLRSVIAQKLLKRNGGGRIACHEIMMATPAIRNLIREDKVAQMYSIIQTGAAHGMQTMEQNARQLMAQGMVSHDEAEKKVGLEAQQFS from the coding sequence ATGGATATCACTGAGTTACTGGATTTTAGTGTAAAACATAATGCATCAGATCTACATCTTTCTGCCGGTGTTCCCCCAATGGTACGTATTGATGGGGACGTAAGAAAGCTTGGCATACCAGCGTTTACACACCAAGAAGTGCATCGTCTCGTTTTTGAAATCATGAACGATGCACAACGCAGTGAATTCGAAGAAAAACTCGAAGTCGATTTTTCCTTTGAAATGCATAATGTCGGTCGTTTCCGTGTGAACGCTTTCAATCAATCTCGAGGTTGTGCTGCTGTCTTTCGTACCATCCCAAGTAGCATTCCAACCTTGGATGAGTTAGAAGCGCCAGAAATTTTCAAAAAAATAGCGAATGCTGAAAAAGGTTTGGTGTTGGTGACAGGGCCAACGGGTTCGGGTAAATCGACAACACTCGCTGCTATTGTTGACTACATTAACCGCAATCACAACAAGCATATCTTAACAATTGAAGATCCGATCGAGTTTGTTCATACCAATAACAAATGTTTGATCAACCAACGTGAAGTTCACCGTGATACCCACAGTTTCCAAAATGCACTGCGTAGCGCGCTCCGTGAAGACCCGGACGTGATTTTGGTCGGAGAAATGCGTGATAAGGAAACCATCAGCCTAGCACTTACTGCCGCAGAAACCGGCCATCTTGTTTTTGGTACGCTGCATACTAGTTCAGCGGCGAAAACCATCGACCGTATTATTGACGTATTCCCAGGCAGCGATAAAGACATGGTACGCTCAATGCTGTCTGAATCACTGCGCTCTGTTATTGCCCAAAAGCTATTGAAGCGAAATGGTGGCGGCCGGATTGCTTGTCATGAAATCATGATGGCAACCCCTGCTATTCGTAACCTTATTCGCGAAGATAAAGTTGCTCAGATGTACTCTATTATTCAAACGGGTGCCGCTCATGGAATGCAAACCATGGAACAAAATGCGCGTCAGTTGATGGCTCAAGGTATGGTTTCTCATGATGAGGCCGAAAAAAAGGTTGGCCTTGAAGCGCAACAATTTTCGTAA
- the hemW gene encoding radical SAM family heme chaperone HemW has translation MLTPPALSLYVHIPWCVQKCPYCDFNSHALKAEIPEDEYIHALLEDLDTDIEKYRLNDAPRPLHSIFIGGGTPSLISAEGIERLLKGIKARIPFKPDIEITMEANPGTIEAERFVGYRKAGVTRISIGVQSFEQQKLERLGRIHGQEEAVNAAKLAHQIGLNSFNLDLMHGLPDQTIEQALADLDKAIELAPPHLSWYQLTIEPNTMFYYKPPTLPDDDDLWDIFEQGHEKLATAGYVQYEISGYSKPGYQCQHNLNYWRFGDYLGIGCGSHGKLSFTDGRIVRTTKIKHPRGYLMAYQNMVKPYLDSEQLVADEDRPFEFFMNRFRLMEACPKQDYIDTTGLPLSSIQETIDWALEMGYLSETETHWQITEKGKLFLNDLLEAFMAEED, from the coding sequence ATGCTAACGCCACCAGCACTGAGCCTATATGTCCATATCCCATGGTGTGTGCAAAAGTGCCCATATTGTGATTTCAACTCTCATGCCCTTAAAGCTGAAATCCCTGAAGACGAGTACATCCATGCCCTTCTCGAAGATCTGGATACCGACATCGAGAAATACCGTCTAAACGATGCGCCACGTCCACTGCATTCAATCTTCATTGGTGGTGGTACGCCGAGCTTGATTTCGGCAGAGGGCATCGAGCGACTACTCAAAGGCATTAAAGCGCGTATTCCGTTCAAGCCTGACATTGAAATCACCATGGAAGCCAACCCAGGCACCATCGAAGCAGAGCGTTTTGTTGGCTACCGCAAGGCTGGCGTAACTCGCATCTCTATCGGCGTGCAAAGCTTTGAGCAACAGAAGCTTGAGCGTTTGGGGCGTATTCACGGTCAAGAAGAAGCCGTCAATGCCGCTAAGCTGGCGCACCAAATCGGCTTGAATAGCTTTAACCTTGATCTTATGCATGGTCTACCGGATCAAACCATCGAGCAAGCCTTGGCAGACTTAGACAAAGCGATTGAGTTAGCGCCACCGCACTTGTCTTGGTATCAGCTAACCATTGAGCCTAATACCATGTTCTACTACAAGCCACCGACACTTCCGGATGACGATGACTTATGGGATATCTTTGAGCAAGGGCATGAGAAACTAGCAACAGCGGGTTACGTTCAATACGAGATTTCTGGTTACAGCAAGCCGGGTTATCAGTGTCAACACAATCTGAACTACTGGCGCTTTGGTGATTACCTTGGCATTGGCTGTGGCTCACACGGCAAGCTGAGTTTTACTGATGGCCGTATCGTGCGCACCACTAAGATCAAACACCCACGTGGCTATCTGATGGCATACCAAAACATGGTGAAGCCGTATCTGGATAGTGAACAGCTTGTGGCTGATGAAGATCGTCCGTTTGAGTTCTTTATGAACCGTTTCCGCTTAATGGAAGCGTGCCCGAAACAAGACTACATCGATACGACAGGTCTGCCGTTGAGCTCAATTCAAGAGACTATCGATTGGGCGCTTGAGATGGGTTATCTAAGTGAAACAGAGACCCACTGGCAAATAACCGAAAAAGGCAAACTCTTCCTCAATGACTTGCTTGAAGCCTTTATGGCCGAAGAAGACTAA